TCCTCGGGATCATCGAGTAAGGGAGGACGGAGAAAACCATGGCTGCCAAGAACATCACCTACGCCGAAGACGCCCGTCACGCGATGCTCCGCGGCGTCAACAAGCTCGCCGACGCCGTGAAGATCACCCTCGGCCCCAAGGGCCGGAACGTGGTCCTCGAGAAGAAGTTCGGCTCCCCGCTGTCCACCAAGGACGGCGTTTCCGTCGCCAAGGAGATCGAGCTGGAGGACGCCCGCGAGAACATGGGCGCCCAGCTCGTCCGTGAGGTCGCCTCCAAGACCTCCGACGTCGCCGGCGACGGCACGACGACCGCGACGGTGCTCGCCCAGGCGATCTTCCGCGAGGGCGTGAAGGCCGTCACGGCCGGATCGAACCCGATGGACATCAAGCGCGGCATCGACAAGGCCGTCGAGTCTGTCACCGCCGATATCAAGAAGCTGTCGCGCCCGATCGCCGGCAAGGCGATCGCGCAGGTCGGCACGATCTCGGCGAACAACGACTCGTCGATCGGCGAGATCATCGCGCAGGCGATGGAGAAGGTCGGCAAGGACGGCGTCATCACGGTCGAGGAGGCCAAGGGCCTCGAGACCTCCCTCGAGGTGGTCGAGGGGATGCAGTTCGATCGCGGGTACCTCTCCCCGTACTTCATCACCGACCCCGAGCGGATGGAAGTCACCCTCGAGGACGCCTACATCCTCATCAACGAGAAGAAGATCTCCTCGATGAAGGACCTCCTCCCCGTGCTCGAGCAGGTCGCCAAGTCCGGCAAGCCCCTGCTGATCATCGCCGAGGACATCGAGGGCGAGGCGCTGGCCACCCTCGTCGTCAACAAGCTCCGCGGCACGCTGCACGCCGCGGCCGTCAAGGCCCCCGGCTTCGGCGATCGCCGCAAGGCGATGCTCGAGGACATCGCGATCCTCACCGGCGGCAAGTGCATCACCGAGGACCTCGGCATCCGTCTCGAGAACGTCAAGCTCGAGGACCTCGGCCGCGCCAAGAAGCTCGTGATCGACAAGGAAAACACCACGATCGTCGAGGGCGCCGGCAAGGCGAAGGCGATCGAGGGCCGCGTCAAGCAGATCCGCACCCAGATCGACGAGACCACCTCCGACTACGACCGCGAGAAGCTCCAGGAGCGCCTCGCCAAGCTCGTCGGCGGCGTCGCGGTGATCAAGGTGGGAGCCGCGACCGAGTCCGAGATGAAGGAGAAGAAGGCGCGCGTCGAGGACGCGATGCACGCCACCAAGGCCGCCGTCGAGGAGGGGATCGTCCCCGGAGGCGGCGTCGCCCTCATCCGCGGGATCAAGAGCCTCGACGACCTCCTGAAGAAGGAGAAGAACGAGGACATCGGCGTGGGCGTCCGCATCGTCAAGCGCGCCCTCGAGGAGCCGGTTCGTCAGATCGCGAACAACGCCGGCTACGAGGGCTCGGTGATCGTCAACCAGGTCAAGGAGCTCGAGGGCGCCAAGGGCTTCGACGCGCAGAACGAGAAGTTCGTCGACATGATCGACGCGGGCATCATCGACCCGACGAAGGTCGTGCGCTCGGCGCTCCAGAACGCGGCTTCGATCGCGGGGCTCATGCTCACGACCGAGGCGGTGATCAACGAGATCCCCGAGGAGAAGAAGGCCGCGCAGGGCATGCCGGGCGGCATGGGCGGCGGCATGGGCGGAGACTTCTGATCCCGCACGGGGCGCCCGAGGTCCCGTTGGACATAAGGGCCCGGCTCCGCAAGGAGCCGGGCCTTTCTCTTTACGCGGCCCTCGTCGCCGTCCAGGTCTTCTTCGGAGTCCACTACCTCGCCGCGAAGGTCGTGCTGCGCGAGATCCCTCCCCCCGCGTGGGCGACGATCCGGGTCGCCGCTTCCGCCGCGATCCTGCTCGCGTGGGCCGCGTGGACGGGGAAGCTCCCGCGCGGACGCCGGGAGATCGGCGAGCTCGCCCTTTACGCCGTCTTCGGCGTCGTGATCAACCAGATCTGCTTCATCGAGGGGCTGTCCCGCACGACGGCGACGCACTCGGCGATCCTCAACACGATGATCCCCGTCGGGACCCTCGCCTTCGCGATCGTGCTCGGCCGCGAGGCCTTCACGGCGGCGAAGGGGTGGTCGCTGGCCCTCGCCTTCACCGGGGTCATGCTCGTCGTCCGTCCCGACCGCGCGTCGTTCTCCTCGCAGACCCTCGTCGGGGATCTCCTCACCCTCGTCAACGGCCTGTCGTACGCCCTCTTCCTCGTGATCTCCAAGCGCATCCTCCAGCGCGTGGACGCCGTCGGCGCGACGGCGCTGCTCCTGCTCTTCGGGAGCGCGGGGATCGGCCTGTACGGCTGGCGCGACCTCGCGGCGCTCGACTTCGCCTCGGTCTCGCCGACCGCCTGGTGGACCGGCGCGTTCATCGTCCTGCTCCCGACCGTGGCGGCCTATTTCCTGATCTACTGGGCGCTCGCACGCGCCGAGTCGTCGATGGTCGCGCTCTGGGTCTACCTGCAGCCGGTCATCGCGGGAGTCCTCTCCGCGGTTTTCCTCGGGGAGCGCGTGACCACCACGACCCTCGTCGGAGCGGCGCTGATCTTCGCGGCGGTCGCCTTCGCGACCCGGCGGTCAGCCCAGGGCCAGCCGGCAGAGCAGCTCGACCCCGCGAGGTAGCGCCGTCTCGTCGATGTCGAAGCGCGGCGAGTGGTGGGGAGCGGTGATCCCCCGCGCCTCGTTCCCCGCCCCGACGAAGACGAACGCCCCGGGAACCTCGCGCAGGAAATAGGCGAAGTCCTCCGCCGCGGCCATCGGCTCCATCGTCACGACCCGCTCGGGTCCGACGACCCCGCGGGCCGAGGCGACGACCTTGTCGACCGACGCGGCGTGGTTGACGACCGCGGGGAACCCCGGCTTCAGCACGAACTCGAGACGGCACC
The genomic region above belongs to Candidatus Polarisedimenticolaceae bacterium and contains:
- the groL gene encoding chaperonin GroEL (60 kDa chaperone family; promotes refolding of misfolded polypeptides especially under stressful conditions; forms two stacked rings of heptamers to form a barrel-shaped 14mer; ends can be capped by GroES; misfolded proteins enter the barrel where they are refolded when GroES binds), with amino-acid sequence MAAKNITYAEDARHAMLRGVNKLADAVKITLGPKGRNVVLEKKFGSPLSTKDGVSVAKEIELEDARENMGAQLVREVASKTSDVAGDGTTTATVLAQAIFREGVKAVTAGSNPMDIKRGIDKAVESVTADIKKLSRPIAGKAIAQVGTISANNDSSIGEIIAQAMEKVGKDGVITVEEAKGLETSLEVVEGMQFDRGYLSPYFITDPERMEVTLEDAYILINEKKISSMKDLLPVLEQVAKSGKPLLIIAEDIEGEALATLVVNKLRGTLHAAAVKAPGFGDRRKAMLEDIAILTGGKCITEDLGIRLENVKLEDLGRAKKLVIDKENTTIVEGAGKAKAIEGRVKQIRTQIDETTSDYDREKLQERLAKLVGGVAVIKVGAATESEMKEKKARVEDAMHATKAAVEEGIVPGGGVALIRGIKSLDDLLKKEKNEDIGVGVRIVKRALEEPVRQIANNAGYEGSVIVNQVKELEGAKGFDAQNEKFVDMIDAGIIDPTKVVRSALQNAASIAGLMLTTEAVINEIPEEKKAAQGMPGGMGGGMGGDF
- a CDS encoding DMT family transporter; amino-acid sequence: MDIRARLRKEPGLSLYAALVAVQVFFGVHYLAAKVVLREIPPPAWATIRVAASAAILLAWAAWTGKLPRGRREIGELALYAVFGVVINQICFIEGLSRTTATHSAILNTMIPVGTLAFAIVLGREAFTAAKGWSLALAFTGVMLVVRPDRASFSSQTLVGDLLTLVNGLSYALFLVISKRILQRVDAVGATALLLLFGSAGIGLYGWRDLAALDFASVSPTAWWTGAFIVLLPTVAAYFLIYWALARAESSMVALWVYLQPVIAGVLSAVFLGERVTTTTLVGAALIFAAVAFATRRSAQGQPAEQLDPAR